The Nitrosopumilus sp. genome includes a window with the following:
- a CDS encoding sensor histidine kinase — MLGISLMFTIVGLVSFDLSVKEIKNLLGSRNEGFAFSMIQGLDKHIESRILAYKELTNLDTIQIALNDSNRKHERFLQIQSKSNTSEQQIETIRASPFIVEESQRVLTEELLDTIEFYHDEYNYDVIEELFVINAYGTNVALTSGTSTFSQSEEEWWKITKETGLYIGDIDFNEQENHHTMNFAYRIDNKSGEFIGVLHVLITLDDLLSDFKEESDVITIPGRNVLLIDERGYSIYSNKSIRLSDSPIPYFNIISQGKDVEFFELDDIDDFKLISYAKSTGYRTFEGFNWTVIIVQDSSSIVEEFNELRNSIFTISIIGILASIIGGFLISTTVSAPLRHLTKIANTISKGDFTINTKKSRIDEIKTISNSFEEMVINLKKLIETEKQLAEAHVKIRNERLTAIGELAASMAHDMKNPLSTIKTSSEILQKKTEQSAETKEVSNRMNRAIDRMSHQIDDVLNYVRITPLKLDTIKINELMNTAKKSLEISDNIVILIPESDIQIKGDLRKLEIVFINIFLNAIQAIGKNKGRIECKIEQKGTNVIIEIQDSGPGIQGDVFSKIFDSLVTTKQQGTGLGLSTCKNVIEQHHGTITAQNNPTRFVITLPLESE, encoded by the coding sequence ATGCTTGGAATTTCTTTAATGTTTACAATTGTTGGACTAGTTTCCTTTGATCTAAGTGTAAAGGAAATAAAAAATCTTCTAGGTTCGAGAAATGAAGGTTTTGCATTTAGCATGATTCAAGGTTTAGATAAACACATAGAAAGTCGAATATTAGCATACAAAGAATTAACAAATCTAGACACTATACAGATTGCATTAAATGACTCAAATAGAAAACATGAAAGATTCCTACAGATACAATCCAAATCCAACACATCAGAGCAGCAAATAGAAACTATAAGAGCATCCCCATTCATTGTTGAAGAATCACAGAGAGTTTTAACTGAAGAACTTTTAGACACTATTGAGTTTTATCATGATGAGTATAATTATGATGTAATTGAAGAATTATTTGTAATAAATGCATATGGTACAAATGTTGCTTTAACATCTGGAACATCTACTTTTTCTCAAAGTGAAGAAGAGTGGTGGAAAATTACAAAAGAAACAGGATTGTATATTGGCGATATTGATTTCAACGAGCAAGAGAATCATCACACAATGAATTTCGCATATAGGATAGATAATAAATCAGGTGAATTTATAGGAGTACTACATGTTTTAATTACTCTTGATGACTTACTAAGTGATTTTAAGGAAGAATCAGACGTCATAACAATACCAGGACGTAATGTATTGTTGATAGATGAAAGAGGGTATTCAATTTATTCAAATAAATCAATAAGATTATCAGATTCACCGATTCCATATTTCAATATAATTTCACAAGGAAAAGATGTAGAATTCTTTGAGTTAGACGACATAGATGATTTTAAGCTAATATCTTATGCAAAATCCACAGGATATAGAACATTTGAAGGATTTAATTGGACTGTCATAATTGTACAAGATAGCTCTTCTATTGTAGAAGAATTCAATGAGTTGCGTAATTCTATTTTTACAATATCAATTATTGGCATACTTGCATCTATTATTGGAGGTTTTTTAATATCAACCACTGTTTCTGCCCCCTTAAGACACCTTACAAAAATTGCAAATACGATATCTAAAGGTGATTTTACCATCAATACTAAAAAAAGTCGCATTGATGAAATTAAAACTATTAGTAATTCTTTTGAAGAAATGGTAATAAATCTCAAAAAACTAATTGAAACTGAAAAACAGTTAGCTGAGGCTCATGTAAAAATTAGAAATGAAAGATTAACTGCGATTGGAGAACTTGCAGCAAGCATGGCTCATGATATGAAAAATCCACTAAGCACTATCAAAACATCTTCTGAAATTTTACAAAAAAAGACAGAACAAAGTGCGGAAACAAAAGAGGTATCAAATAGAATGAATCGTGCTATAGATAGAATGTCACATCAAATCGATGATGTGTTAAATTATGTACGAATTACACCGCTAAAATTAGACACAATAAAGATTAATGAATTGATGAATACAGCAAAAAAATCTTTGGAGATCTCAGATAATATCGTAATTTTAATTCCAGAGTCAGACATTCAGATTAAGGGTGATTTAAGAAAATTAGAAATTGTGTTTATCAATATTTTCTTAAATGCTATCCAGGCCATTGGAAAAAATAAAGGGCGAATTGAATGCAAAATTGAACAAAAAGGCACTAATGTGATAATAGAAATTCAAGATTCGGGACCAGGTATACAGGGTGATGTTTTCTCAAAGATTTTCGATTCACTTGTAACTACAAAACAACAAGGAACAGGATTAGGCTTGTCTACGTGTAAAAATGTCATTGAACAACATCATGGAACAATTACTGCTCAAAATAACCCCACAAGATTTGTAATTACTTTGCCCCTAGAGTCAGAATAA
- a CDS encoding response regulator — protein MLVKKTILLVDDDVDLLENTAYMIKSIGYDVVTADNGQDAVFKYKDIRPDLVIMDVKMPKMDGFDAFFKMKQFDKEAKVILITAFATDEKKHLKAKSMSLLSTINKPYSFEQLEKIVTEHG, from the coding sequence ATATTGGTAAAAAAAACAATTCTATTAGTTGATGATGATGTGGATCTTTTAGAAAATACAGCTTATATGATAAAAAGTATTGGCTATGACGTAGTTACAGCAGATAATGGACAAGATGCGGTCTTCAAATACAAAGATATCCGCCCAGATTTGGTAATCATGGATGTAAAGATGCCTAAGATGGATGGATTTGACGCATTCTTTAAGATGAAACAATTTGATAAGGAAGCAAAAGTTATTCTCATTACTGCTTTTGCCACAGATGAGAAGAAACATCTAAAGGCAAAAAGCATGTCACTGCTTAGTACAATTAATAAACCGTACTCCTTTGAGCAATTAGAAAAAATTGTTACAGAACATGGATGA